The nucleotide sequence CTTACCCAATCCTTTCCACCAATCTGAAATATCTGCCACGTCTTTCCTCTTTTCTTACACCAAGATCCACCTTTATAGATCTGTCTATTTTCTTCTACTTGATTAATTTAAATGAAAAATTCGTTTATATAAATAAAAAGAAACAGCGATCAAAAGATTCACTCAAAAATTTTCAAACATTTTTCTCTTTAGCTTTTTTCTTTTTTGCTCTGTACATGACAACTCCTAGAGTACCAACAGCACAAAGCCAAAAAAGCGTCATGTTAGGACCACTTGATCCTCCGCCAAACATGGCATAAATCATGCCTCCTATCAAAGCAAAACCAATGGCTTCTAGTGTTTTACTCATAAATTTCTAAAATCTGCGTATTATATTAAAGATCAAAAATAGATTAGTTTTAAAACATTCACTATGGCTTGTTTTGGATTTAAAGATCTAAACCAAAAGTATCTGCAAGGGTTTGGAAGTTCTTGTATGATTCCAAGTATTGTTTGCCCTTTGGGGTTATGACAAAGGCATTTTTGCCATCAAATTCGATTTTGTTTATTAGATTTGCGCCAGTAAGATTATCGATAAATTTGCTTAGTCTAGAATGTGAAAGATTAGCTTTTGTTAAAAGCGAGGTTACGTTTATGCCGTTTGCTCCACTCTCTTCAGTAACTGTAAGCAAATCACTTACTATCTGCATACTAGTTCTATAGGTGACCATATTTAGTGAACATATGATTTGGTGATATAAGGGTATTACGCTGATCTTCAACTATTGTACGAAGAATATTATCTAATCCTCATCTAGAAAGACCTGAATGCAAGAGTTTTATCCATTTTTAACGCAATAATAATGTGAATTTTGAATGTATCCAAGATTGTTCAAACTGTTGTATTGAAAGAGAATATTATCCTACAATAAAGTTTGGTAAAATAGGCGTTCTA is from Nitrosopumilaceae archaeon and encodes:
- a CDS encoding winged helix-turn-helix domain-containing protein, whose product is MVTYRTSMQIVSDLLTVTEESGANGINVTSLLTKANLSHSRLSKFIDNLTGANLINKIEFDGKNAFVITPKGKQYLESYKNFQTLADTFGLDL